TGACGTTCATCAGAATCCCGTCACCGGCGAGCAGGTCAGCCCGCAGCAGCGCATGGCCGATCTCCTTGAGCGCGCCCGTTTGGCCGACGAAGTAGGTCTGGACTACTTTGGGCTCGGCGAACATCATCGCCCCGAGTACGCCATCTCCTCTCCCATCCCCGTGCTCGCTGCGGCCGCCGCGCAAACCAAAAACATCAAAGTAGGCTCCGCTGTCACGGTGTTGAGCACCGAGGACCCGGTCCGCGTCTACCAACAGTTCTCCACGCTGGACCTGCTGTCCGGAGGCCGGGCGGAACTAACAGCGGGACGTGGCTCCTTCATTGAGTCCTACCCGCTCTTCGGCGCCGACTTGAACGATTATGAGGAACTCTACGAAGAGAAGATCGCCCTCCTACTTGCCCTCAATGAAGCCGGACGCAAGGAAGAATCCATCACATGGAGCGGGAAGTTCCGGCCCGCACTGGAAGACGCCACCATCTACCCTCGCCCCGTCAACAACAATCTGGACATCTGGATCGCCACGGGCGGCACCCCCAGCTCAACAGCACGGGCCGCAGCGCTGGGAACCAACGTCATTTACGCGCTGCTGGGCGGAGCCGTCAGCAACTTCGCCCGGCACGCGCAGCTCTTCCGCGCAGGAGCCGCGCAAGCCGGACACGATTCCACGGCACTCAAGGTGGGGGTCAGCGCCGTCGGACTCGTTGGCAAAGAGAATGCCACGGAGACTTTTTACCCGTATTGGCGCCGAGTCATGGAAGACATTGCACGCGAGCGCGGCTTCACCCCGCCCAACCGCATCAGCTACAACATGCAGACCGCACCGGCCGGCGCCATCTACGCTGGCACCCCGGAACAGGTCGCCGAGAAGATCCTGCTCACGCATCAGCACATGGGCCACGACCGCCACATCCTGGAAATGGATTTCGCCTCGGTGCCGCAAAAGGATGTCCTGAAGTCCATCGAACTCTTCGGCACCGAGGTCAAACCCTTGATCGACGCCGAACTCCCCACCACAAAGAAGGTCAACGCATGAGCGATCCAACAGCCACCACCATTGGGATCCTCGGCGCCGGAAAAGTAGGCACCGGCGTGGCCCGGCAGGCAATCAAAGCCGGCTACCGGGTCCTGATTGCAGCCTCTGGCGACCCGAAAAAGATCGACTTGATCGTTTCCGTCATGGCCCCCGGAGCCATTGCCGTCTCAGCGCAGGACGCCATGGAGCTCTCCGATTTGGTGGTGCTTTCGGTGCCGCTGCACAAATTCCGCACGCTGGATCCGGCCGCTCTTGCCGGCAAGCACGTCCTGGACACCATGAACTATTGGCGCGACACCAACGGCGATATGCCGGAGCTTCAGGATGCGCGCTCGAGCTCGGAAATGGTGCACGCTCATCTTCCCGGCGCCCGGCTCGCGAAATCGCTGAACCACATTGGCTACCACGAGCTGGAGCTGGATGCCCGTGACGCCGGAGCCGCTGATCGCCGCGCGCTGGCTGTTGCCTCGGACGATCCCGAGACTCGCGCCCTTGTGCGGGACTTCGTGGAGCACCTGGGGTTTGACGCGGTCGACGCCGGTCACCTCGCCCAGGGCGCGGCATTCGAACCGGACACCCCCATCTTCACCGGCTCCTACGATGAGGCTGGGTTGCAGGGCGAACTTCTGGCACATGCCGCTACTGCACAAGCTCAGCTCAGCCCCGTCGCCTAGGCGCCTTGATGCTTAGAGGCATAGGTGGCTATGCCTCTGGACACTTAGGCCTCTGGATCTGAGCCCGGCGCTTGCCGGTGCGGTCGATTCCCTATGCTTAATCCTCGATCACGCACCGGCCAGCGCCGTCTGGCCCAGCATCTAAATCTGGCCCAGCATCTAAATCAGCGCTCACACCTTGGTGATGGCGGTGCGGAACGGTGTCGGGTTACTGAAGAGATCCTGGACGGGGCAACGCGCCTCCACCGTGCGGGCCAGTTCGTCATACCGTTCCTGTGTTTCCGGACCGCTGATGTTGACTGCCAGACGGATATCACTGAACCCCGGGCGCACGGTGTCATCCAGACCAAATAGGCCGCGCACGTCCAGGTCTCCCTCGGCGTTGATGGTGATGTCATCCACCTGAATGCCGAGCTGCTCGGCGTACAAGCGGTACACCACCACCTGGCAGGAAATGATGGCACCCAACGCATATTCCACCGGGCTGGGCGCCACATCGTCACCGGCCAGGGCGGCCGGCTCGTCCACGGTGAACTGGTGCTTTCCGGAGCTGATGCGGGTGGCCACCGAGCCCACACCAACCCCCGCTACCTTGTACGTCAGCTTGGCACTTTCCGGATTGGCGCCAATCCGCTGCGTCCAAGCTTGGCCGGCTTCGCCGAGGCGGGCTGAACGGAGGGCTGCGTCATCGGCTGATGGGATAAAAGTTGATTCGGTCAGAGTTGATTCACTCATGATGCTGTCCTTCGGGTGAAGGCGAGTGCTAGGCACCGCGCCATACTTACGTCAACGGCTGGTGCCGGAGGCGTCGAATCCTCACCTGGGGCACCCCACTATGGTTGCGAGGGTTGCCGCTCGACCGGCCAGGGCCGCATGGTCGAAACTCTTGATTCTGTGTCTCAGTTTGCCTATCACCAGTCCCCGTGGGCAAGAGTCCCGTCACACGGGGCAACATCACGGCATCGATCCGTGAGAAAAGGTCCCTCCGCCCCATCAAAGCAACCTTTTCTCACGGATCGATTTGGCCACCTGGACAGACGGGTCAGGAAAGCCGGTCCGGGCGCCGGCGCGAAGCAACTTAAGATAGATACATGAGCGCAACACTTGTGGCAAAGGACCTTTCCGGCGGCCACGCCCACCGCACCCTGTTCACCAACCTCTCCTTCACGGTGGCCCCTGGCGACGTCATTGGCGTGGTCGGCGCCAACGGAGCCGGAAAATCAACACTTTTGAGCCTCCTTGCGGGCGCTGCCACCCCGCAGGGCGGCACCGTGAGCACAGCACCGCAGGACGCCTTTGTGGGCTGGCTGCCGCAGGAACATGAACGGATCGACGGCGAGAGCATCGCCGCGTACATTGGCCGGCGCACCGGCTGCACGGCCGCCACCAAGGCCATGGAGTCTTCAGCGGAAGCCCTTGGTTCCGGGAATTCCGCTGACGATGACCGTTACGCCACGGCCCTGGATCACTGGCTGGCCTGCGGTGCCGCAGACCTCGATGAGCGGATCCCGGCCACCCTGGCCGAACTCGGTCTCGATATTGGCCCCGACGCCGCCATGACAGGGCTTTCGGGCGGGCAGGCCGCCCGTGTTGCCCTGGCCGCGCTCCTGTTGAGCCGCTTCGATATCGTGCTACTGGATGAGCCCACCAATGATCTGGATCTGGCAGGGCTGGCCCGGCTCGAGGAGTTCGTGAAGGGGCTGCGCGGCGGCGTGGTGCTGGTGTCCCACGACCGTGAGTTCCTGGCCCGCACCATCACCTCGGTGGTTGAGCTGGACCTGGCTCAGAACAAGGTGGGCGTGTATGACGGCGGCTACGATTCCTTCCTCGAGGAACGCGCCATCGCCAAACGCCATGCCCGTGAGGCCTACGACGAATTCGCAGACAAGAAGGCTGACCTCGTGGGGCGCGCCCGCACGCAGCGTGAATGGAGCTCGCAGGGGGTGCGCAACGCCATGAAGAAGAGTCCCGACAATGACAAGATTCGCCGCCGGGCAGCCAGCGAATCCTCCGAAAAGCAGGCGCAGAAGGTGAGGCAGATGGAGTCGCGGATCGCCCGGCTGGACGAAGTAGAGGAGCCGCGCAAGGAGTGGGCGCTGCAGTTCAGCATTGGTGCTGCCCCGCGCTCCAGCACTGTGGTTTCCACACTCAACGAGGCCGTGGTCAGGCAGGGAGAATTCACACTCGGGCCGGTCTCGGCGCAGGTCAACGCTGGCGAGCGCATCGGCATCACTGGCCCCAATGGCGCCGGGAAGTCCACGCTGCTGAAGCTGCTGCTTGGCCGCATTTCCCCGGACGACGGCGTTGCCTCCTTAGGTGCCAACGTCGCGATCGGTGAGATCGATCAGGCTCGCAGCCAGTTCCCGGAGGATGCGCCGCTGGGCGACGCATTTGAGTCCTTGGTGCCGGAGATGAATCAGGCCGAAGTTCGCACCCTCCTGGCAAAGTTTGGACTCAAGGCCGATCAGGTCACGAGCCCGATCGGAGCACTCTCCCCCGGCGAACGCACCCGAGCCTCACTGGCATTGCTGCAGGCCCGCGGCGTCAATGTACTGGTGCTCGATGAGCCCACCAACCATCTTGATCTGCCTGCCATTGAGCAAATGGAAGAAGCTCTGGAAAGCTACGACGGCACACTTCTGCTGGTCACGCACGACCGTCGACTGCTTGAAAACGTGCGCTTGGACACCAGATGGGCTGTTTCCGGCGGGCAACTCACCCAGTTGTAAGAGGCAGCTCCCACTGCCGAGGAATCGCACTAAGAGCCTGAAGAATCACGTGATTCTTCAGGCTCTTAGTGCGATGATTCCACACGAAATCTGACCATTCATTAGTAAAACTAATCAATACACTCAGATTGACTTACCATATCTAAAATGTTGCAATAGGTAACAGGTTTGCTGCTTCTTGGATCTGCAGCAAACTGCTTACCGAATCCCGGTGCAGACTTGCACCACACTCCGGTCCCAGACCGCGCCGCTGGCGCATAAACTCTGCAGGACCGCGGGCGGCTCTCCGTCCGATTCTTATGCCGCAGTCATCTCTGCCGCCGCGCACTTTGCGCTTTATTGTTCTGGCACGGACGCACCGACCACTCGGTCCCATTCCGTCGTTGCTTCAGGGCATGGATTCGAAGCGTTTCTTTGCATGCGTCTTCAAACAAGCACTTCAGACGACAAAGACAACACAGTGGATCCAAGGGATGAGGAGAACAGCATGACATTGCGAGTCGGAATCATTGGCGCAGGCCCCAGCGGCATGGCACAGTTGCGTGCCTTTGAATCAGGACGCCAGAACGGCGCGGACATCCCCGAAATTATGTGCTTTGAGAAGCAGAACGACTGGGGCGGCCAGTGGAACAGCAGCTGGCGAATTGGTTTGGACAGCCATGGCGAGCCGGTGCACTCCAGCATGTACCGCCACCTGTGGTCCAACGGCCCCAAGGAGTGCCTGGAATTCACCGACTACTCCTTCGACGAGCACTTCGGCCGCGCCATCTCCTCCTTCCCGCCCCGCGAAGTCCTCTTTGACTACATCAAGGGCCGTGCAGAGAAGTCAGACGTGCGCAAGTACGTCCAGTTCAACACCGTGGCACGCCACACCACGTACAACGAAGAGACCCAGGAATTCACCCTCACCGTCGAGGACCTGGCAACCTGCACCACCACCGACCACGTCTTCGACAAGCTGGTTGTCTCCACGGGCCACTTCTCCACCCCAACCGTCCCCGAGTTTGAAGGCATCAACAGCTTCCCCGGCGAGGTCCTGCACGCCCACGACTTCCGCGGCGCCGAGCGCTTTGCTGGCAAGGCGCTACTGCTCATTGGCAGCAGTTATTCCGCTGAGGACATTGGCATGCAGGCCCACAAGATGGGTGCCGCCTCCATCACCTTCAGCTACCGCTCTGGACCCATGGGCTTCGACTGGCCCGAGAACACCGTGGAGCGCCCGCTCGTCACGCATTTCGAGGGCAGCACCGCACACTTCGCCGATGGCACCCAGGGTGAGTTTGACGCCGTCGTACTGTGCACCGGGTACCAGCACAAGTACCCGTTCCTGCCCAGCGACATGTCATTGAAGTCCAAGAACGTGCTGTACCCGGCGAACCTGTACAAGGGTGTGGTGTGGCAGGGGAACACCAACCTTTTCTACCTCGGCGCGCAGGATCAGTACTACACATTCAACATGTTTGACGCGCAGGCCTGGTACGTCCGCGATGTCATGACCGGTGCGATCGAGCTGCCGTCCCTTGCGGCCCGAGAAGCCGATATCCAGCTGTGGCTCGAGCGTCAGGCGGCGCTGCCGGACCACAATGCCGAGGCCGATTTCCAGTCGGATTACCTGCGTGAGCTCATCGCCGCCACCGACTACCCGCCCTTCGATTTGGACGCCGTCTCACAGCTGTTCAAAGACTGGATGGGACACAAGGAAAGCGACATCCTGGGCTACCGCGACATGGTCCACCGCTCCGTGGTCACCGGCACCATGGCTACCAAGCACCACACCCGCTGGCTCAACGCCATGGACGATTCACTGGGGCGTTACCTCAACGGCCCGTCACAGAATGTGGACACCACCACCCTGACAGCACTCACCGGCCTGGAGCAGACCGCCAGCAAGTAGCCAACGCGTTTCCGGCTGGACACCGCACGCACTGACGCGGGCCAAGGCCGACCCTGCCTACGGCGCATTCCTCATGCTGTGGGTTGGCTTCATTGCCATCGCGCTGATCATGGGAATCGACAAGTTTTTCAATCTGCTCACCAACTGGGAGAGTTACCTAGCCCCGTGGATTGAGAACCTGTCCGCGTTCAGCACGCAGGGAACCATGATGGCGATCGGCATTGTCGAGGCCATCGCCGCCATTGCCATGGTGCTGCGCCCGCGCTAAGCAGCGTTCTTCGTGGCACAGTGGCTGGCTGGCATCATTGTGAACCTGCTGACGTACTCAGGCTTCCACGATGTGGCGCTGCGGCTTCGACCTACTCGTGGCAGCACTGGCCCTGGCAGTTTTGGCCCGGACCTATACGAAGCCCGGCTTCCGCAAGGGCGGTATGAAGTAACCCGGGTGTGCAGGTCAGCAGGCTCTGCAGCAGTTTGACGGCCCCGGACTGCAATCACCGCGACCGCAACCCCTGAACCTGCGTACCGTTAACGGCTAATGGTGCGCCACTCATTGAGTGGCGCACCATTAGGGTGTAACCGTACGCACAAGCATGACAACCGCGCGAGATTTAGAACTGCGAGATGTAGAACTGCGAGGGAAGGCTAGCCACCCACGCCGGCGTAGGAGTGCAAGCCGGAGAAGTAGACGTTCACAATGGTGAAGTTGAAGACCACGCAGAGGTAACCTACAATGGACAGCCACGCAGCGCGAGTACCCGTCCAGCCCTTGGTTGCGCGAGCGTGGAGGTAGCCGGCGTAGACCACCCAGATCACAAAGGACCAGACTTCCTTGGTGTCCCAGCCCCAGAAGCGGCCCCAGGCCTTTTCGGCCCAGATGGAACCGAACATGACAGTTACGGTCCAGCCCACAAAAGCAATGCCGTTGATGCGGTAGGAAAGGTTTTCCAAGCTCAATGCCGTGGGGACCAGCCGCATTACGGGTGCCCTGTCCGGCTTTCCGGCGGCAATGGCCGTTTCACGCTTGGCCTGGAACAGTTGCAGCACCGACATGGCGAAGGTGATGGTGAAGAATGACGATGACAGCACCGCAATGGAAACGTGGATGATCAGCCAGTAACTCTGCAGTGCCGGGACCAGGTGACCCACAGGTGTCCAAAAGGACACCGATGCGGCAACGATCATGATCAGCACCAGGCCAATCACAAAGGTTCCCAAGAAGCGCAGATCACGGCGGGTGAGCACCAGCAAGAACACCACGGCAACCATGAAGGAGCCGGTTGTGCAGAATTCGTACATATTGCCCCACGGCACACGCCCTGCGGCCAGCCCGCGGAAGACTACGGCAAATCCCTGAACCACGGCGGCCACAACAGTCAGCGCCACGGCCACACGTGCCACCACCCGGCGCTCCTTGCCGTAGCGCATGGAGTCACCTGCCGTGATCCCGTCGGAGCCCGCATGGGTCTTACTACTGGGACGCACGCCTCGATCCTGAGGGCCGGTTTCAAGGCCCTGTCCGGCGGCACCCCGGGCGCCAACTCCTGCTAGGGCACTGGCCGGATTGGCAGCGGCTTGCTCCGCAGCCATACCCTTCTTGGCCGCCTGGCTGAACGTGAACAAGTCCCAGGCATAGGCGCAGAATGCCACCGCGTACGCCATACCGGCCACCAGCATGAGCTGTTCGCTGAGTTGGGCAAAGCCCTCATTGATTTCTTGCATTACTGATCCTTAGTTGCGGGGGTAGTCCCGGGTGCGGAGTCGGCGGTTGTTCTTGAAGTCTGCTCACCATTTTGCTCTGTATCGTCCATTGGCACCAGCCATTTGTTATGCAGGGCCTTATTAATGGCCTCATATTCGCCGGCCAGGCGATGGTCTTCACCGCGGGCCAACAGTCCGAACTCGACCATGGTGCGCCCATCAGGATGGTTCCCTGTGCGGACCCAGACACGGCGACGGTTCAGGAACAAGGATCCAATGAGACCAAGCAAAGCCAGCACTGCAAAGACCAGCACATAACCCTGAGCTGGGTCGTGGCGGATGTCCAGGGCAGCGAAACGCTTGATGCCATCAAAGCTGATGGAACCGTTGTTGTCAGGCAATTTTGCGGTCTGCCCCGGCGCCAAGACGATGCCGCCAGCGTCCAGGTTACGGGAGTTAATCTCCGTCATTTTCGAGGTGTCCAGCGTGTAGACGTTGCGGGGAACGCCGTTATCCAAACCGAGATCGCCTGTGTAAGCGTTCAAATTCAGCTGGGGATTCATGGGGTCCGGGTCAGAGCCATAGGAAACACCGTCGTCACCCACCATGGCTGTGGGGAGGAAGAAGCCCACAAAACCCAACTGCTTCGGCTTGGCATCGGGTGCCTTGATCACCACGAGCGAGGTGTAAGCACCATCGGTGGGGATGGTGATAACTGGGCCCTGGAAGGTGACCTTGCCCTCACCATCGGTGATGGTGACGACGGGTGCGTAGCCATTGCCCACGAGGTAAAGATTGGTGCCGCCAACGGCGAGCGGATCGTTGACCTTCAAGGTTCTGGTTTCCGCCTTCCCATCCACACCGTCCTTGACGGTCACAGTGGCGTTGAAGTCCAACGGCTGTCCGTAGTGGGCCACCGTCGAGCGGTCATATTTGACTACCAACTTATCCAGCGTGGCCGAATAGGGACTTAACTTGGTGTCACCGAAGTTGGCGCCGGGCGTGAACGTGTCATAGCTGCTCAAGGTATTGACGAACGTTTCACCTTCAACCAGCACGCGCTGGCCGCTGTAGCCAAACATTCCACTGAAGGCCACGGCCGCCAGCACACCGATCATGGCCGTGTGGAAGACCAGATTGCCCACTTCTTTCAGGAAGCCGATCTCGGCACCCACAGAGGGGCGGTCAGTATCCAGATCGCGCACATCCACCCGGTAGCCGCGGGACTTCAGGATGGCAGCAGCATCTGCGACAGCAATTGAGGCGTCCACACCACTGCCGGCAGGGACGGTGACAGTTCCGTATTCGGCGAGCCGGGAGAGGCGTTTGGGCGTCCTGGGCGGGGCCGAGCGCATAGCCTTCCAGTGGATCTTTGCCCGTGGAAAGACACAGCCAATCAAGGATGTGAAGAGCAGCAGGTAAATGGCGGCGAACCACGGCGAGGAGTAAACGTCAAAGAGCTTGAACCAGTCCATGACGGGCCCGGAACCGGGGTTGTCCTTCAGGTACTGCGTGACCTCGGATGGAGCGGAGGAACGCTGCGGGAACAATGACCCAGGTACTGCCGCGACGGCAAGCATCAACAGCAGGAACAAGGCGGTGCGCATGCTTGTCAGTTGCCGCCAAGCCCACCGGATCATCCCGAAGAAGCCAAGCTGCGGCAGGACAACCTCGCTGCCTTCAG
The Arthrobacter alpinus genome window above contains:
- a CDS encoding LLM class flavin-dependent oxidoreductase, with protein sequence MELGVYSFGDVHQNPVTGEQVSPQQRMADLLERARLADEVGLDYFGLGEHHRPEYAISSPIPVLAAAAAQTKNIKVGSAVTVLSTEDPVRVYQQFSTLDLLSGGRAELTAGRGSFIESYPLFGADLNDYEELYEEKIALLLALNEAGRKEESITWSGKFRPALEDATIYPRPVNNNLDIWIATGGTPSSTARAAALGTNVIYALLGGAVSNFARHAQLFRAGAAQAGHDSTALKVGVSAVGLVGKENATETFYPYWRRVMEDIARERGFTPPNRISYNMQTAPAGAIYAGTPEQVAEKILLTHQHMGHDRHILEMDFASVPQKDVLKSIELFGTEVKPLIDAELPTTKKVNA
- a CDS encoding OsmC family protein, with the protein product MSESTLTESTFIPSADDAALRSARLGEAGQAWTQRIGANPESAKLTYKVAGVGVGSVATRISSGKHQFTVDEPAALAGDDVAPSPVEYALGAIISCQVVVYRLYAEQLGIQVDDITINAEGDLDVRGLFGLDDTVRPGFSDIRLAVNISGPETQERYDELARTVEARCPVQDLFSNPTPFRTAITKV
- a CDS encoding ABC-F family ATP-binding cassette domain-containing protein is translated as MSATLVAKDLSGGHAHRTLFTNLSFTVAPGDVIGVVGANGAGKSTLLSLLAGAATPQGGTVSTAPQDAFVGWLPQEHERIDGESIAAYIGRRTGCTAATKAMESSAEALGSGNSADDDRYATALDHWLACGAADLDERIPATLAELGLDIGPDAAMTGLSGGQAARVALAALLLSRFDIVLLDEPTNDLDLAGLARLEEFVKGLRGGVVLVSHDREFLARTITSVVELDLAQNKVGVYDGGYDSFLEERAIAKRHAREAYDEFADKKADLVGRARTQREWSSQGVRNAMKKSPDNDKIRRRAASESSEKQAQKVRQMESRIARLDEVEEPRKEWALQFSIGAAPRSSTVVSTLNEAVVRQGEFTLGPVSAQVNAGERIGITGPNGAGKSTLLKLLLGRISPDDGVASLGANVAIGEIDQARSQFPEDAPLGDAFESLVPEMNQAEVRTLLAKFGLKADQVTSPIGALSPGERTRASLALLQARGVNVLVLDEPTNHLDLPAIEQMEEALESYDGTLLLVTHDRRLLENVRLDTRWAVSGGQLTQL
- a CDS encoding SidA/IucD/PvdA family monooxygenase, whose translation is MTLRVGIIGAGPSGMAQLRAFESGRQNGADIPEIMCFEKQNDWGGQWNSSWRIGLDSHGEPVHSSMYRHLWSNGPKECLEFTDYSFDEHFGRAISSFPPREVLFDYIKGRAEKSDVRKYVQFNTVARHTTYNEETQEFTLTVEDLATCTTTDHVFDKLVVSTGHFSTPTVPEFEGINSFPGEVLHAHDFRGAERFAGKALLLIGSSYSAEDIGMQAHKMGAASITFSYRSGPMGFDWPENTVERPLVTHFEGSTAHFADGTQGEFDAVVLCTGYQHKYPFLPSDMSLKSKNVLYPANLYKGVVWQGNTNLFYLGAQDQYYTFNMFDAQAWYVRDVMTGAIELPSLAAREADIQLWLERQAALPDHNAEADFQSDYLRELIAATDYPPFDLDAVSQLFKDWMGHKESDILGYRDMVHRSVVTGTMATKHHTRWLNAMDDSLGRYLNGPSQNVDTTTLTALTGLEQTASK
- the ccsB gene encoding c-type cytochrome biogenesis protein CcsB; protein product: MQEINEGFAQLSEQLMLVAGMAYAVAFCAYAWDLFTFSQAAKKGMAAEQAAANPASALAGVGARGAAGQGLETGPQDRGVRPSSKTHAGSDGITAGDSMRYGKERRVVARVAVALTVVAAVVQGFAVVFRGLAAGRVPWGNMYEFCTTGSFMVAVVFLLVLTRRDLRFLGTFVIGLVLIMIVAASVSFWTPVGHLVPALQSYWLIIHVSIAVLSSSFFTITFAMSVLQLFQAKRETAIAAGKPDRAPVMRLVPTALSLENLSYRINGIAFVGWTVTVMFGSIWAEKAWGRFWGWDTKEVWSFVIWVVYAGYLHARATKGWTGTRAAWLSIVGYLCVVFNFTIVNVYFSGLHSYAGVGG
- the resB gene encoding cytochrome c biogenesis protein ResB, which codes for MKETVVKEPQGKVPKAEGSEVVLPQLGFFGMIRWAWRQLTSMRTALFLLLMLAVAAVPGSLFPQRSSAPSEVTQYLKDNPGSGPVMDWFKLFDVYSSPWFAAIYLLLFTSLIGCVFPRAKIHWKAMRSAPPRTPKRLSRLAEYGTVTVPAGSGVDASIAVADAAAILKSRGYRVDVRDLDTDRPSVGAEIGFLKEVGNLVFHTAMIGVLAAVAFSGMFGYSGQRVLVEGETFVNTLSSYDTFTPGANFGDTKLSPYSATLDKLVVKYDRSTVAHYGQPLDFNATVTVKDGVDGKAETRTLKVNDPLAVGGTNLYLVGNGYAPVVTITDGEGKVTFQGPVITIPTDGAYTSLVVIKAPDAKPKQLGFVGFFLPTAMVGDDGVSYGSDPDPMNPQLNLNAYTGDLGLDNGVPRNVYTLDTSKMTEINSRNLDAGGIVLAPGQTAKLPDNNGSISFDGIKRFAALDIRHDPAQGYVLVFAVLALLGLIGSLFLNRRRVWVRTGNHPDGRTMVEFGLLARGEDHRLAGEYEAINKALHNKWLVPMDDTEQNGEQTSRTTADSAPGTTPATKDQ